From one Cardiobacteriaceae bacterium TAE3-ERU3 genomic stretch:
- a CDS encoding metal-dependent hydrolase, whose protein sequence is MDSVTQAVLGATIQGAGLGKYQGRKAYLYGAALATLPDLDVLIRYDNPITAMTTHRGFSHSVFVITAFAALLAWLICKYKPKPERGYSGRRLFIVLWLVLITHPILDSFTVYGTQLFWPFDWVPESWATIFIVDPVYTVPMLLATVAGLLFGYRRWTHVLSVAALAFSCAYLAFSVVAKNIAESNARDAMAHAGINITRMKSMPMPINTVLWQVLVDDDAGNRYEVMTGLLDDRPAEYRKMPHHPELLAMMADDPDVQRLKWFTDNWIDVVEEDGRLIVQDERMDTNGKSYFRFALAERDGDGEWQRIPTEMLPKVMGGGDYGMRFEQLWQRISTGTPFPYAEWQQATAQ, encoded by the coding sequence ATGGATTCAGTTACCCAAGCGGTGCTTGGTGCGACGATTCAGGGTGCAGGGCTGGGCAAGTATCAGGGACGAAAAGCCTATTTATATGGTGCAGCGCTGGCGACTCTGCCTGATTTGGACGTGCTCATCCGCTACGACAACCCGATCACCGCAATGACCACGCACCGTGGATTTTCTCATTCGGTTTTTGTCATCACCGCTTTTGCAGCACTCCTCGCGTGGCTGATTTGCAAGTACAAACCCAAGCCAGAGCGCGGTTATTCTGGCAGGCGGCTGTTTATCGTATTGTGGCTGGTGCTGATTACCCATCCGATTCTCGACAGCTTCACCGTGTACGGGACGCAGCTATTTTGGCCGTTTGATTGGGTGCCGGAAAGCTGGGCGACCATTTTCATTGTTGACCCCGTCTATACCGTGCCGATGCTGCTCGCTACTGTTGCCGGGCTGTTGTTTGGTTATCGCCGCTGGACGCATGTGTTATCGGTAGCGGCATTGGCGTTTTCTTGCGCCTATCTCGCGTTCAGCGTGGTCGCAAAAAACATCGCTGAGAGCAATGCCCGCGATGCAATGGCACATGCAGGCATTAACATCACACGTATGAAATCGATGCCGATGCCGATCAATACCGTGCTGTGGCAGGTGCTTGTCGATGATGACGCGGGTAATCGCTATGAGGTCATGACTGGCTTGCTTGATGATCGCCCGGCTGAATATCGCAAGATGCCGCATCATCCCGAATTGCTGGCGATGATGGCTGACGATCCTGATGTGCAGCGCCTCAAGTGGTTTACCGATAACTGGATTGATGTGGTCGAAGAAGATGGCCGCTTAATCGTCCAGGATGAACGCATGGATACCAACGGCAAGTCCTACTTCCGCTTTGCCCTTGCTGAGCGCGACGGAGATGGCGAGTGGCAACGCATTCCGACTGAAATGCTGCCAAAAGTAATGGGCGGCGGCGATTACGGTATGCGCTTTGAGCAGCTTTGGCAGCGCATTAGTACGGGAACGCCTTTCCCTTACGCAGAGTGGCAGCAAGCCACAGCGCAATAG
- a CDS encoding VIT family protein has protein sequence MTFSIHSEPHFSNRNNWLRAAVLGANDGLISTSSLLVGVASAATDSQTLLLTGLAALTAGALSMAAGEYISVSSQADTEKADLTKEVHELTHNAEQELIELTTIYELRGLDHDLARQVAVALTEHDALGTHARDEIGLTEVSEAKPLQAAFASACAFIAGAILPILAIVLLPLQGMVWSLAILTVIGLAILGFVSARLGGAPAIPAVRRIVTWGVLAMLATSAIGYFFDAML, from the coding sequence ATGACTTTCTCTATTCACAGCGAACCGCATTTCAGCAATCGCAATAATTGGCTGCGCGCGGCAGTACTCGGCGCGAATGATGGCCTGATTTCAACCTCTAGCCTGTTGGTCGGCGTTGCTTCGGCGGCAACCGATAGCCAGACGCTGCTACTCACCGGCCTGGCTGCATTGACTGCGGGGGCACTATCGATGGCAGCAGGGGAATATATATCCGTATCATCGCAAGCCGATACGGAAAAAGCCGACCTCACAAAAGAAGTACACGAGCTGACCCACAATGCAGAGCAAGAACTGATCGAGCTGACCACAATTTACGAGCTGCGCGGGTTGGATCACGATTTGGCGCGGCAAGTCGCGGTGGCATTGACCGAGCACGACGCATTAGGCACACATGCCCGCGATGAAATTGGGCTTACCGAAGTCAGTGAAGCCAAGCCGTTACAAGCAGCATTTGCCTCGGCATGTGCTTTTATTGCGGGTGCAATTTTGCCCATTTTGGCTATCGTGCTGTTGCCGTTGCAGGGCATGGTGTGGTCTTTGGCGATATTAACCGTAATTGGCCTCGCTATACTTGGCTTTGTGTCCGCACGTTTGGGCGGCGCACCAGCCATACCTGCTGTGCGGCGTATCGTCACGTGGGGCGTGTTGGCGATGCTCGCAACTTCTGCTATTGGGTATTTTTTTGATGCGATGCTATAG
- a CDS encoding cytochrome b produces the protein MSADTRNKLSLITVVLHWVVAIGIIAMMCVGAYMSRETAYLYPIHKSIGIILFAIILVRVIWRAIQGIPPHVNEYKKWEMTLSKVIFWVLIIGTLLFPISGMLMSYFGGRRLDLFDLQIIAANIGADGKPAPINAQFAGIANNIHGALLPVMVVAIALHIAGAYKHHFVDKDGTMRRIMGKYVS, from the coding sequence ATGTCAGCAGATACCCGTAATAAACTGTCCTTGATAACCGTCGTCCTGCATTGGGTCGTCGCCATCGGCATCATCGCCATGATGTGCGTCGGCGCGTACATGAGCAGAGAAACCGCTTATCTTTACCCTATTCACAAATCCATCGGCATTATTCTTTTTGCCATCATTTTGGTGCGTGTCATCTGGCGTGCCATACAAGGCATACCGCCGCATGTTAATGAGTACAAAAAGTGGGAAATGACTCTTTCCAAAGTAATCTTTTGGGTACTGATTATCGGCACATTGTTGTTCCCGATTAGCGGTATGCTGATGTCTTACTTCGGCGGACGTAGATTAGATCTATTCGACCTGCAAATCATTGCCGCCAATATTGGCGCAGATGGCAAGCCTGCACCAATCAATGCACAATTTGCCGGTATTGCGAACAATATTCACGGCGCACTTCTGCCGGTGATGGTTGTGGCAATAGCGCTGCACATTGCAGGCGCGTACAAGCACCACTTTGTCGATAAAGACGGCACCATGCGCCGTATTATGGGCAAATACGTTTCCTGA
- a CDS encoding ABC transporter substrate-binding protein, which translates to MRFLSCVIAAVCANTVWAADLVLYTSQPNEDAQQTVDAFNKAHPDIEVEWVRDGTTKLMAKLQAELQSGVVNPDVLLIADAVTMEALKQDDRLAPYQSAEAEAYDESLYDAEGYYYGTKLITTGLVYNNRAAEQPAAWQDLTKPEYDNLIAMPSPLYSGAALITLSTLTSNPKLGWDYYQALADNHAAAQGGNGGVLKDVSAGSKAYGVIVDYLAIREAQKGAPITFVFPQEGGTAVTEPVAIMKDAKHRGAAEKFVDFLLSQDGQALVLSQGYLPAREDLGVPEGFPARDQIKLMPFDAAAALENSEADKQRFGEIFSTQ; encoded by the coding sequence ATGCGCTTTTTATCTTGTGTGATTGCGGCGGTGTGCGCCAATACAGTATGGGCAGCAGATTTGGTGCTTTATACCAGCCAGCCAAATGAGGACGCCCAGCAAACAGTCGATGCGTTTAACAAAGCACATCCAGATATTGAAGTTGAATGGGTACGTGATGGCACTACTAAGCTGATGGCGAAGTTGCAAGCCGAGCTGCAAAGTGGCGTAGTTAATCCAGACGTCCTGCTGATTGCCGATGCGGTCACAATGGAAGCATTGAAGCAAGACGACCGCTTGGCACCTTATCAAAGCGCCGAAGCAGAAGCTTATGACGAATCGCTTTACGATGCTGAAGGCTATTACTACGGTACCAAGTTGATCACTACCGGCCTGGTGTACAACAACCGTGCGGCCGAGCAGCCAGCCGCTTGGCAAGATTTGACCAAGCCTGAGTACGACAACCTGATTGCGATGCCATCGCCTCTCTACTCCGGTGCAGCGTTGATTACCCTATCAACTCTGACCAGCAACCCTAAATTGGGCTGGGACTACTACCAAGCGTTGGCCGATAACCACGCAGCGGCACAAGGCGGCAATGGTGGGGTACTCAAGGACGTCAGCGCCGGTAGCAAAGCCTACGGCGTGATCGTTGATTATCTCGCGATTCGTGAAGCGCAAAAGGGCGCGCCAATTACCTTCGTTTTCCCGCAAGAAGGCGGTACAGCCGTGACTGAACCGGTTGCGATCATGAAAGACGCCAAGCACCGTGGAGCGGCTGAGAAGTTTGTCGACTTCCTCTTGTCACAAGACGGGCAAGCACTGGTGTTATCGCAAGGTTATTTGCCCGCACGTGAAGACCTCGGCGTACCCGAAGGCTTCCCGGCACGTGACCAGATCAAGCTGATGCCATTCGACGCAGCAGCGGCACTGGAAAACAGCGAAGCCGACAAGCAGCGCTTTGGCGAAATTTTCTCCACACAATAG
- a CDS encoding iron ABC transporter permease, whose amino-acid sequence MINSIALESGTRRRWSPSTSRLPVLLLWLAVLTLTLSPTLMLLWTVIKQFPVLQNVLQDGATWRATWHSLYTSALATLISLVLGSAVAYIVVLTDIRAKALWVFGLMLPMMIPPQVTALAWLQLFGPASPLLNTIGIAPPLGSPQPLYSAGGIALLMGIQHAPLVFMALRSTLVHLPHAQIEAARISDASPRRVWLETIFPLSRAALITGAALAFVSALGNFGIPAMLGIPVSYYVLPTLIYQKMAGYGTTVLAQVASLSMLIGVIALLGVALQQYWLNRSSYQLLGHSGRSHSLKLGRWHWPVMLGLALLLTLILLVPLTALVVSSLVKALGMPLNAQTLSFTAYLEMFTRQGATIRAFGNSLFLATAAAVILMLLSVPIALCLRNWRGLQRNVFTAVVDLPYALPGIVLAIACILLFVRPLPLINISLYGTLSIILIAYVMRFLAVALKPVLSAVEQLDPTLERAARLAGANRWQRLRDVVLPLIAPSVCAGGLLVFLIAVNELTVSALLWSVGNETIGVMIFNLDESGNSVLAAAVSVVVVAMVIALMLLLSLLSRWLPAGVIPWQTSEEK is encoded by the coding sequence ATGATCAATAGCATAGCCCTGGAGTCTGGTACACGCCGCCGGTGGTCACCATCAACATCACGGCTGCCTGTATTGCTGCTGTGGTTGGCCGTTCTCACCCTGACGTTATCGCCAACCTTGATGCTGCTATGGACAGTGATCAAGCAATTTCCGGTGCTGCAAAATGTCTTGCAGGACGGCGCGACCTGGCGCGCCACTTGGCACAGCCTTTATACCTCAGCCTTGGCAACCTTGATTTCGCTGGTTTTGGGTAGCGCGGTGGCGTATATCGTCGTCCTGACCGATATTCGTGCCAAAGCGCTATGGGTATTTGGGCTGATGCTGCCGATGATGATTCCGCCGCAAGTGACGGCATTGGCTTGGCTACAACTGTTCGGCCCGGCCAGCCCGTTGCTCAATACGATCGGTATCGCACCGCCTTTGGGTAGTCCACAGCCGCTTTACAGCGCCGGCGGCATTGCTTTACTGATGGGCATTCAACATGCGCCACTGGTGTTCATGGCGCTACGCAGTACGCTGGTGCATTTACCACACGCACAAATCGAAGCCGCGCGCATTTCCGATGCGTCACCACGGCGGGTATGGCTGGAGACAATTTTCCCGCTCAGCCGTGCGGCACTGATTACCGGTGCGGCACTGGCATTCGTTTCCGCGCTGGGCAATTTCGGCATTCCTGCCATGCTTGGTATTCCGGTTTCCTATTACGTCTTACCGACCTTGATTTATCAGAAAATGGCTGGATACGGCACAACGGTTCTGGCGCAAGTCGCGTCGCTGTCGATGCTGATTGGTGTGATTGCACTGCTCGGTGTGGCATTGCAACAATACTGGCTGAACCGCAGTAGCTATCAGCTGCTCGGCCACAGCGGGCGCAGTCATTCGCTGAAGCTGGGGCGTTGGCACTGGCCGGTGATGCTGGGCTTGGCGCTGTTGCTGACTTTGATTTTGCTCGTGCCACTAACCGCATTGGTGGTCAGTTCGCTGGTCAAGGCGTTGGGCATGCCGCTCAATGCACAGACCCTGAGTTTCACAGCCTATCTGGAAATGTTCACCCGCCAAGGCGCGACCATACGCGCTTTTGGCAACAGCCTGTTTCTGGCAACCGCTGCTGCGGTCATTCTGATGCTGCTGTCGGTGCCGATTGCTCTGTGCCTGCGTAACTGGCGCGGCTTGCAACGCAACGTATTCACCGCTGTGGTCGATCTGCCTTATGCACTGCCCGGCATCGTACTCGCCATCGCCTGCATTTTGTTATTCGTGCGTCCATTGCCACTCATCAACATCAGTCTTTACGGCACCTTGAGCATCATCCTTATTGCGTATGTGATGCGCTTTCTCGCCGTAGCACTCAAGCCGGTGCTCAGCGCCGTCGAGCAGCTCGACCCGACTCTTGAGCGCGCAGCGCGGCTGGCCGGCGCAAACCGCTGGCAACGCTTGCGCGATGTGGTGTTGCCATTGATTGCGCCATCGGTATGCGCGGGCGGATTACTGGTGTTCCTGATTGCGGTCAATGAGCTGACTGTCTCGGCGCTGCTGTGGAGCGTTGGCAACGAAACCATCGGCGTGATGATCTTTAACCTTGATGAAAGCGGCAACAGCGTTTTGGCTGCGGCGGTATCGGTCGTGGTCGTGGCGATGGTCATTGCGCTGATGCTGCTGTTATCACTGCTGTCGCGCTGGCTGCCGGCCGGCGTGATTCCGTGGCAAACCAGTGAGGAGAAATAA
- a CDS encoding ABC transporter ATP-binding protein yields the protein MAGLTVTNLSKIYGDSKAVDNVSLEIADGEFLALIGPSGCGKTTLLRLLAGFEVPDGGQIHMDGEVISDPANNRFTPPEARQMGMVFQAYALWPHMSVAENIAYPLKIRGLNRAEREAKVVQALAQTGLEGLGDRQPKDLSGGQQQRVALARCLVAEPHVILLDEPLANLDKHLRASMEEAFRRIHQESGVTFVYVTHDQQEAMALADRIAVLHQGSVQQCARPEALYREPANAWVAQFIGEGKVIHIPATSAGQHIESNDPNGLMLSQPAQASTLAHVRPTHVTLGEGSMMGKVISCVYRGERYAVELDLDNGDTLLAYDQQARTRGDVVPFRIDKVWTLSQ from the coding sequence ATGGCAGGATTGACCGTCACCAACTTGAGCAAGATTTATGGCGACAGCAAAGCGGTTGATAACGTCTCGCTGGAAATTGCCGATGGCGAGTTCCTCGCCCTGATCGGACCATCCGGTTGCGGCAAAACCACGCTTCTACGCCTACTCGCCGGATTTGAAGTGCCTGATGGCGGGCAAATCCACATGGATGGCGAGGTTATCAGCGATCCGGCAAATAACCGCTTTACCCCGCCTGAAGCGCGGCAAATGGGCATGGTGTTTCAGGCATATGCCCTGTGGCCGCACATGAGCGTGGCGGAAAATATCGCCTATCCGCTGAAAATACGCGGCTTGAACCGCGCAGAGCGTGAGGCAAAAGTCGTGCAAGCATTGGCACAAACCGGGCTCGAAGGGCTCGGTGATCGTCAGCCAAAAGACCTGTCCGGCGGTCAGCAGCAGCGTGTGGCACTCGCACGCTGTCTGGTGGCAGAACCGCACGTCATCCTGCTCGACGAACCGTTGGCCAACCTCGACAAACACTTGCGCGCGAGCATGGAGGAAGCCTTCCGCCGCATCCATCAGGAAAGCGGGGTGACGTTCGTCTATGTCACCCACGATCAGCAGGAAGCGATGGCACTGGCTGACCGCATTGCTGTCTTGCATCAGGGCAGCGTGCAGCAATGCGCGCGCCCCGAAGCGCTTTACCGCGAACCGGCCAACGCGTGGGTCGCGCAGTTTATTGGTGAAGGCAAGGTCATCCATATTCCCGCCACCAGCGCCGGGCAGCATATTGAAAGTAACGACCCGAATGGCTTGATGCTGAGCCAGCCAGCACAAGCATCAACGCTGGCGCACGTCCGCCCGACCCACGTCACCCTCGGCGAAGGCAGCATGATGGGCAAAGTTATCTCTTGCGTTTATCGCGGTGAACGCTACGCAGTAGAACTTGACCTCGACAACGGCGATACCTTGCTCGCCTACGACCAACAGGCAAGAACCCGCGGCGATGTGGTGCCATTTCGTATTGATAAAGTTTGGACGCTGAGCCAATAA
- a CDS encoding phosphodiesterase: MTPDFLLAQISDLHLTVPEKLAYGRIDTRAPWYAALQSVRNHTPSIDALLISGDLVQRGNEAVYAELGGMLDALDLPVYVITGNHDRRELLRQALPSHTYLPADGKLDWCVNDYPLAIIGLDALREGEGAGYLDPAQLDWLEQQLQQLTGKPTVIAVHQPPIEIGIDHMDSAALRGGLAQFEAIVSRHAHVKRVLCGHVHRYCVAQWANTLVMTAPGCAHQVDLNFSADAPPHYRLEPPGVLLHACFGSEIVTHYRPLNLSVERQPFY, from the coding sequence ATGACACCGGACTTCTTGCTCGCCCAAATCAGCGATTTACACTTAACCGTGCCTGAGAAACTGGCGTACGGGCGCATTGATACGCGGGCGCCGTGGTATGCGGCGCTGCAAAGCGTGCGCAATCACACGCCGAGCATTGATGCACTGCTGATTTCAGGTGATTTGGTGCAGCGCGGTAATGAGGCGGTTTATGCCGAACTCGGCGGGATGCTCGATGCGCTGGATTTGCCAGTGTACGTCATTACTGGCAACCACGACCGGCGCGAATTGCTGCGTCAGGCGTTGCCCTCACATACTTACCTGCCCGCTGATGGCAAGCTTGATTGGTGCGTCAATGATTATCCATTGGCGATCATTGGGCTAGATGCACTGCGCGAAGGCGAAGGTGCGGGCTATCTTGATCCAGCCCAGCTCGACTGGCTTGAGCAACAGCTACAACAACTCACCGGAAAGCCAACCGTCATAGCCGTACACCAGCCGCCTATCGAAATCGGTATCGACCACATGGACAGCGCTGCACTACGCGGCGGATTGGCGCAATTTGAGGCGATCGTCAGCCGTCACGCGCACGTCAAGCGCGTGCTGTGTGGGCATGTGCATCGCTACTGCGTGGCACAGTGGGCCAATACACTGGTGATGACCGCGCCGGGCTGCGCGCATCAAGTCGATTTGAATTTCAGTGCTGATGCACCGCCACACTACCGCCTTGAGCCACCGGGCGTACTGCTGCACGCCTGCTTTGGCTCGGAAATCGTAACTCATTATCGCCCGCTGAATCTCAGCGTCGAGCGACAGCCATTTTATTGA
- a CDS encoding glycerophosphodiester phosphodiesterase yields the protein MKKHVVLMLAGLASAAYAADYAPIKAYTYGPRPFYLIDDLQDGKLKNELMACSGQTPERSMFSIAHRGAPLQFPEHTRESYLAAARMGAGIIECDVAFTKDKELVCRHAQNDLHTTTNILATPLAEKCSTPFQPAEYGSDGELVKEATAECRTSDITLAEFKTLKGKMDAGNKEARTVEEYMDATPNWRTDLYSQTGTLMTHKEAIELFKALGVAMTPELKAPVVDMPFDGWTQQDYAQKLIGDYKEAGVPPEQVFPQSFDLEDVRYWIANEAAFGKQAVFLDEELDTAARIEQMPALREEGVNYLAPAMPLLVRNEDGKIVPSDYAKAAKNNDFKLISWSIERSGPLANGGGWYYTNINDITKKDADLLKLLDVLAKDVGIVGLFSDWPATVTYYANCKHL from the coding sequence ATGAAAAAACATGTTGTATTAATGTTGGCGGGCTTGGCTAGTGCAGCCTATGCGGCAGATTATGCCCCAATCAAAGCCTATACTTATGGCCCGCGGCCGTTTTATCTGATTGATGATTTACAGGACGGGAAATTAAAAAATGAATTGATGGCATGCAGCGGACAAACGCCTGAGCGCAGTATGTTCTCGATTGCCCATCGCGGCGCTCCGTTACAATTTCCCGAGCACACGCGCGAATCCTACCTTGCCGCAGCACGTATGGGTGCGGGCATCATCGAGTGTGATGTGGCATTTACCAAGGATAAAGAGCTGGTTTGCCGTCATGCACAAAATGACCTGCACACCACAACCAATATTCTCGCCACACCACTGGCAGAAAAGTGCAGCACACCATTCCAGCCGGCTGAATACGGCAGCGATGGTGAACTGGTCAAGGAAGCCACAGCCGAATGCCGCACATCCGATATTACGCTGGCAGAGTTTAAAACCCTGAAAGGCAAAATGGATGCCGGTAACAAAGAGGCACGTACGGTCGAAGAATACATGGACGCAACGCCAAACTGGCGCACTGATCTTTACAGCCAAACCGGTACGCTAATGACGCATAAAGAGGCCATCGAACTGTTCAAAGCGCTTGGCGTGGCCATGACACCAGAACTGAAAGCACCAGTAGTGGATATGCCGTTTGACGGCTGGACGCAGCAAGATTATGCCCAAAAGCTGATTGGTGACTACAAGGAAGCCGGCGTTCCCCCTGAGCAGGTATTCCCGCAGTCATTTGATCTGGAAGATGTGCGCTACTGGATTGCCAATGAGGCGGCGTTCGGCAAGCAGGCGGTCTTTCTTGACGAAGAACTCGACACTGCGGCGCGAATTGAGCAAATGCCGGCGCTACGTGAAGAAGGCGTGAACTACCTCGCACCAGCCATGCCGCTGCTGGTCAGAAATGAGGACGGAAAAATTGTGCCTTCAGACTACGCAAAAGCCGCCAAGAATAATGACTTCAAGCTGATCTCATGGTCCATCGAGCGCTCCGGTCCATTGGCAAATGGCGGTGGCTGGTATTACACCAACATCAACGACATCACCAAAAAAGATGCCGACCTGCTCAAATTGCTCGACGTACTGGCGAAAGATGTTGGCATTGTCGGCCTGTTCTCGGACTGGCCTGCAACCGTCACGTACTACGCCAATTGCAAGCATCTATAG
- a CDS encoding aromatic amino acid transporter: MNTAKRAGTMIAGTFIVTGTAVGAGMLAIPTSTAGLWFWRSLLVLGATWLVMMTTSLMILEASHGFARDAHFPTMVKQILGKGWAALNSLSLAFVLYILVYAYIAVGGDLTASNLSAITAMDTPLWIGQLLFFAVLGLVVWLSHRWVARFNTLIIGGLLLTFFMAAGGLLPSIRHDVLLPTQNSGEWRYVWLALPVALTSFGYHINVPTLRIYLQDNTKQIAWALILGSFSALVLYVIWQTAVLGNLPRADFAPVIATGGQASALIDAVAPYAKSALVTQLLGLFTYFAIATSFLGVALGLFEFISDFFSFGNSTSERLKTALIALIAPLLVCLWQPYGFVKAIGFAGMALTIWGAIIPAMMVYKTRKNGTTGCLRVPGGNVVIGLVIAFAVLNIVAMLLAQFGWAPVFTG; the protein is encoded by the coding sequence ATGAATACAGCAAAGCGGGCCGGTACCATGATTGCCGGTACGTTTATCGTCACCGGTACGGCTGTTGGTGCGGGCATGCTAGCGATTCCAACTTCAACTGCTGGGCTGTGGTTCTGGCGTTCGCTGCTTGTGCTTGGTGCGACGTGGTTGGTGATGATGACGACCAGCTTGATGATTCTTGAAGCGAGCCACGGCTTTGCGCGAGATGCGCACTTCCCGACCATGGTTAAGCAGATTCTCGGCAAAGGATGGGCAGCGTTGAACAGCTTGTCGCTGGCGTTTGTGCTCTATATTTTGGTTTATGCCTACATCGCGGTTGGCGGCGACCTGACCGCGAGTAACCTCAGCGCAATAACCGCTATGGATACGCCGCTATGGATCGGGCAATTGCTGTTTTTTGCCGTGCTGGGGTTGGTGGTGTGGCTGTCGCATCGCTGGGTAGCGCGTTTTAATACGCTGATTATCGGCGGTCTGTTGCTGACGTTTTTTATGGCGGCAGGTGGTTTGTTGCCGAGTATTCGCCATGACGTACTTTTACCCACGCAAAACAGCGGTGAATGGCGCTACGTTTGGCTGGCGTTGCCGGTGGCGCTGACGTCGTTCGGCTACCACATTAACGTACCGACCTTGCGCATTTATTTACAAGACAACACCAAGCAAATTGCCTGGGCGCTGATCCTTGGCAGTTTTAGTGCGCTGGTGCTATACGTCATTTGGCAGACGGCAGTACTCGGCAATTTACCACGTGCGGATTTTGCGCCTGTGATTGCCACCGGCGGCCAAGCATCGGCATTGATTGATGCCGTCGCCCCGTATGCCAAATCAGCTTTGGTCACGCAATTGCTCGGCTTATTTACCTACTTTGCGATCGCGACTTCTTTCCTCGGAGTGGCGCTGGGTTTATTCGAATTTATTAGCGACTTCTTCAGCTTTGGCAACAGTACCAGTGAGCGCCTGAAAACAGCATTGATTGCCTTGATTGCGCCACTTTTGGTCTGCTTGTGGCAACCGTATGGTTTCGTCAAGGCAATCGGCTTTGCCGGTATGGCGCTGACGATTTGGGGCGCGATTATTCCGGCCATGATGGTCTATAAGACACGCAAAAATGGCACCACCGGCTGCTTGCGCGTACCGGGTGGTAATGTGGTTATCGGATTGGTGATTGCCTTTGCCGTGCTCAATATCGTGGCGATGTTGCTTGCCCAGTTTGGCTGGGCACCAGTCTTTACAGGCTAA
- a CDS encoding formate/nitrite transporter family protein → MDTKPSGPEQKVEQKNVQWERVFYGRELMQQILYTIETKNILKDSYRYRYLCRAMMAGFIVAVITVFTLRIKSEMLPEVNLGVTMLVASYGFSFALVMIMFTNSELLTSNFMYFTVGIYYRKITIAKSMKIWLLCLAGNYLGMLVVFLLMTGAHIVRPEEVQMLVDISNAKSVDSTAWSIFSKGIFANFFINNAVVIAMQTRDTMAKTFIMMFGIMIFAFMGYEHVVANGAYFIASLLYAPEAVNALAMLKNVFFSFWGNYVGGGLIIGLFYAYLNDNHHHP, encoded by the coding sequence ATGGATACCAAGCCATCTGGGCCAGAGCAAAAGGTTGAACAAAAAAACGTTCAATGGGAGCGCGTTTTTTACGGACGCGAGCTGATGCAGCAAATTCTCTATACCATTGAGACCAAAAATATCCTCAAGGACAGTTACCGCTACCGCTATCTTTGCCGCGCCATGATGGCGGGCTTTATCGTTGCGGTGATTACTGTGTTTACCTTGCGTATCAAGTCTGAAATGCTGCCTGAGGTGAATCTTGGTGTCACCATGCTGGTCGCTTCTTATGGCTTTAGCTTTGCGCTGGTGATGATTATGTTCACCAACTCCGAGCTGCTGACCAGTAACTTTATGTACTTCACCGTCGGCATTTATTACCGCAAAATCACCATCGCCAAGTCGATGAAAATATGGCTGCTGTGTCTGGCCGGGAACTACCTCGGTATGCTGGTTGTATTTCTGCTCATGACCGGTGCGCACATCGTACGGCCGGAGGAAGTGCAAATGTTGGTCGATATCAGCAACGCCAAAAGCGTTGATTCCACTGCGTGGTCGATTTTCTCCAAAGGCATCTTTGCCAATTTCTTTATTAATAATGCAGTCGTCATCGCGATGCAGACGCGCGACACGATGGCGAAAACTTTCATCATGATGTTTGGCATCATGATCTTCGCCTTTATGGGCTACGAGCACGTTGTCGCCAATGGAGCATACTTTATCGCGTCGCTGCTCTACGCGCCGGAGGCTGTGAATGCACTGGCGATGTTGAAGAACGTCTTTTTCTCGTTCTGGGGTAATTACGTCGGCGGTGGCCTGATTATCGGCTTGTTCTATGCCTATCTAAACGACAACCACCACCATCCCTAG